In a genomic window of Paracoccaceae bacterium:
- a CDS encoding universal stress protein — translation MYKKILVPVLFDEGHDTGASYAAARALASEGAEFIVMHVLEEIPAYASSEIPHDILEKTHRTAAQALEKSAKALPGATIAMISGHAGKTIVDYASEHNIDCIVLASHRPGIEDFFLGSTASRVVRHAKCSVHIFR, via the coding sequence ATGTATAAGAAAATTCTCGTCCCGGTGCTTTTTGATGAAGGACATGATACAGGGGCCTCTTATGCCGCCGCGCGTGCCTTGGCCAGCGAAGGGGCCGAATTTATCGTGATGCATGTGCTCGAAGAAATACCTGCCTATGCGTCATCAGAAATTCCGCATGATATACTGGAGAAAACCCATAGGACTGCAGCGCAGGCATTGGAAAAGTCTGCCAAGGCATTGCCAGGTGCAACGATCGCGATGATCTCTGGGCATGCCGGGAAAACCATCGTCGATTATGCCAGTGAACATAACATAGATTGCATCGTTTTGGCATCTCATCGACCGGGGATTGAGGATTTCTTTCTTGGCTCCACAGCCTCTCGGGTGGTGCGCCACGCAAAATGCTCGGTCCACATTTTTCGCTGA